The genomic region CGAGCATTGTCTGAGCGAAGTGTGGTATCTAAATTATTTCAGCGCCCGGATAATAATCCACACAAGCGAGTTCTGATCGTTTGCGTTCTTTTTGGTTCGTTTTTGGACGAGCAAAAATGAACAAGGCGAAAGGTGGTGATACATGATGTATTTTTGTTCTAGCACCAGCACCAGTTTTCTCCATTTGAAGAATCGATACACCAGTGTTTTTCCGGTGTGCAGCGGAGACATCTCCTTTTGCCAGATACGATCCTTCAAAAGGGTAATCGTTGATTTCATTCTATAGGCAACCATTGGATTTTATTTCGAATCTTTCACAAAATTTCGCCCGATGGTTTTTTCTTATACAACGCCTTCGACCCCACGTTAAAACGTGGGGCTATTCACATTTCACCATCTAACAACGACTCAAAAACCAACCGATCAAACGAATATTGTCTGAACGCAGAGCGGGATCGTCAAGGTTTCAACGAATCAATCCCAATCCGCTCAATCGAGTTCTATTCGTTTGCGCCATTTTTCACCGCAGGTATCCCTTGGGGAGGGCGAACAAAAATGAACAAAGGGCAAAGATGTAGTTTGGATCAGATTTCGTTTAAGCGCAGATTTTTCTACTGAAAGAGTGTGGGGAAGATATATTTAAATAAGACTTAATACCGTATAAATGAAAATATTTATAAATCGAACTGAGGTATTAAGTTCATTAAGCAATGATTATCGTTAAAAAGAAAAATTAGTTACATTTAGAATATGAAGACGTTAACGATAAACATACCAAATTCAGCAGATATCGATGATAAAGAGGTAAGAATGTCATTGGCATCTAAATTGTATGAAAGAGGGAAGCTCACCCTGGGACAAGCGGCTGAACTGGCTGGCTATTCGAAAGAAACCTTCATGGAGCTGCTGGCTGACTATAACGTTTCTCTGATCAACTATCCTGCAGACGATCTTGACGAAGATATAGAAAATGCCCGGCGTCATAGTATCTGACACAAGCTGCCTTATTCTATTCTACAAAATCGGAGAGTTTGCTCTTCTGAAAAAGCTTTATGGCAAACTTCATATCACAGATAGAGTTTTAAAAGAGTTCAATAAACCGGTGCCGGATTGGATTGAAGTTATACAATTAAAAACCGATGTCCATATAGGATTGTCCGGTTACCTGGATGCGGGTGAAGCAACAAGCATATCATTAGCTTCAGTGCATGAAGAATCT from Rhodohalobacter sp. SW132 harbors:
- a CDS encoding UPF0175 family protein; this encodes MKTLTINIPNSADIDDKEVRMSLASKLYERGKLTLGQAAELAGYSKETFMELLADYNVSLINYPADDLDEDIENARRHSI
- a CDS encoding DUF3368 domain-containing protein; this translates as MPGVIVSDTSCLILFYKIGEFALLKKLYGKLHITDRVLKEFNKPVPDWIEVIQLKTDVHIGLSGYLDAGEATSISLASVHEESLLIIDEIKGRKAAKEMGIQVTGSLGVLIAAKNKGHIKALKPIIDKIQKTNFRISKELIERVLDKVNES